A stretch of Phycisphaerae bacterium DNA encodes these proteins:
- a CDS encoding HlyD family efflux transporter periplasmic adaptor subunit, with protein MRKVHIAQATLVFGVAVGLLVGLPGFVRQVADHPHEGLILVNGRIEGAEVAVGSKLTGRVTALHVSEGQQVHAGDLIAELESESVQVAHEQALANVAQAQHALQSANEDVIRSSSQLENAKIALDLTKQQTELGIRQAQAQVREAQAAVEQAQALLSKSQTEYDHAQKLFQSDAASELEFTFATDALKAQEAAVRIAEQRLAQANENFELANSRKSEVLMRQHDLAIMESTVRQARAAVGIAEAQLKATEATAKMVEINLRDTKIFAPCDGVVVTRVVEAGEVIATGATVAMLIDFDRLYLKGYLPSQLVGQVNLNDPARVHLDAYPDRHFDATVTQIHQQAEFTPKSVDTPQQRVKLVFGLELTVENAERLVKPGMPADGVIQTDPNAAWKMPADLR; from the coding sequence ATGAGAAAAGTCCACATAGCACAGGCAACGCTCGTCTTTGGAGTGGCCGTCGGGCTGCTCGTAGGGCTTCCAGGCTTTGTCCGCCAGGTCGCCGACCATCCCCACGAGGGACTCATCCTCGTCAACGGCCGTATCGAAGGCGCCGAAGTCGCCGTCGGTAGCAAACTCACCGGACGCGTCACCGCCCTCCATGTCTCCGAAGGCCAGCAGGTCCATGCCGGCGACCTCATCGCCGAACTCGAATCCGAAAGCGTCCAGGTCGCCCACGAACAGGCCCTCGCCAACGTCGCTCAGGCCCAGCACGCCCTCCAGAGCGCCAACGAGGACGTCATCCGCTCCTCCTCCCAACTCGAAAACGCCAAAATCGCACTCGACCTGACCAAACAGCAGACCGAACTCGGCATCCGCCAGGCCCAGGCTCAGGTCCGCGAAGCACAAGCCGCCGTCGAACAGGCCCAGGCCCTCCTCAGCAAGTCACAAACCGAATACGACCACGCCCAGAAACTCTTCCAGTCCGACGCCGCCAGCGAACTCGAATTCACCTTCGCCACCGACGCTCTCAAAGCCCAGGAGGCCGCCGTCCGCATCGCCGAACAAAGACTCGCCCAGGCCAACGAAAACTTCGAACTCGCCAACTCCCGAAAATCCGAAGTCCTCATGCGACAGCACGACCTGGCCATCATGGAAAGCACCGTCCGACAGGCCCGCGCCGCCGTCGGAATCGCCGAGGCCCAACTCAAAGCCACCGAGGCCACCGCCAAAATGGTCGAAATCAACCTCCGCGACACCAAAATCTTCGCCCCGTGCGACGGCGTCGTCGTCACCCGCGTCGTCGAAGCCGGAGAGGTCATCGCCACCGGCGCCACCGTCGCCATGCTCATCGACTTCGACCGCCTCTACCTCAAGGGCTATCTGCCCAGCCAGCTCGTCGGACAGGTCAACCTCAACGATCCCGCTCGCGTCCACCTCGACGCCTACCCCGATCGCCACTTCGACGCCACAGTCACACAAATCCACCAGCAGGCCGAATTCACACCCAAAAGCGTCGATACGCCCCAACAGCGGGTCAAACTCGTCTTCGGACTCGAACTCACCGTCGAAAACGCCGAACGGCTCGTCAAACCGGGCATGCCCGCCGACGGCGTCATCCAGACCGATCCAAACGCCGCCTGGAAGATGCCCGCGGACCTCCGCTGA
- a CDS encoding ABC transporter ATP-binding protein, protein MPTTTTQPAVLARGLHKRFRHTVAIDRIDLDIPQGQVFGLVGPDGSGKSTVLKILSGLLLPDRGDCEIFGCDVIKNVESVRGLIGFVPQGLGLAVSDKLTVRQNIDFFADLYHLPKDLAAQRSQRLLEITNLHEFQSRLARNLSGGMQQKLSLCCMLLHHPKLLILDEPTTGVDPVSRRDLWVILNDLVDTENITVVIATSYLDEAERCHHVALVHAGKILLQGSPTELPAKHGAPSLADLFVAQLEPQAEHHFKPDSLHVVERINKDPLPPNKPAVEVTGLVKRFGHFTAVDHVNFEIPPGAMYGFLGPNGAGKTTAIKMLCGILQPSGGDAYIAGFHVWHQRRKLKNRIGYMSQKFSLYRDLKVIENLRLYRQIYGRQTHDVLEVDELLEIVGLVGYEHRLTNELPVGLKQRLGLACSMVHLPDVLFLDEPTSGVDPLARERFWEIVRFLSRKFGITLLLTTHYMDEAEYCDRLAMINFGKIVAVGTPDQLKEQTRREKGALLEIAAKDYQAAKRLVDEHIAQTVFFGRRLHVFSQTPQEHTTQILTLLHKNNLPDATVRTAPIRLEDVFIHFARRTNAAEATP, encoded by the coding sequence ATGCCCACCACCACGACTCAGCCGGCCGTCCTCGCACGCGGACTCCATAAACGCTTCCGACATACCGTCGCCATCGACCGGATCGACCTCGACATCCCACAAGGTCAGGTCTTCGGACTCGTCGGACCCGACGGCTCCGGAAAGAGCACCGTCCTCAAAATCCTCTCCGGACTCCTCCTGCCCGACCGCGGCGACTGCGAAATCTTCGGCTGCGACGTCATCAAGAATGTCGAATCCGTCCGCGGACTCATCGGCTTCGTCCCACAGGGCCTCGGACTCGCCGTCTCCGACAAGCTCACCGTCCGACAGAACATCGACTTCTTCGCCGACCTATACCACCTCCCCAAAGACCTCGCCGCCCAACGCTCCCAACGACTCCTCGAAATCACCAACCTCCACGAATTCCAAAGCCGCCTCGCCCGAAACCTCTCCGGCGGAATGCAGCAAAAGCTCAGCCTCTGCTGCATGCTCCTGCACCACCCAAAACTCCTCATCCTCGACGAACCTACCACCGGCGTCGATCCCGTCTCACGACGCGACCTCTGGGTCATCCTCAACGACCTCGTCGACACCGAAAACATCACCGTCGTCATCGCCACCAGCTACCTCGACGAAGCCGAACGATGCCACCACGTCGCCCTCGTCCACGCCGGAAAAATCCTCCTCCAGGGCTCGCCCACCGAACTGCCCGCCAAACACGGCGCACCCTCACTCGCCGACCTCTTCGTCGCCCAACTCGAACCCCAAGCCGAACACCACTTCAAACCCGACTCCCTCCACGTCGTCGAACGAATCAATAAAGACCCGCTCCCGCCCAACAAGCCCGCCGTCGAAGTCACCGGACTCGTCAAACGCTTCGGCCACTTCACAGCCGTCGACCACGTCAACTTCGAAATCCCGCCCGGAGCCATGTACGGATTCCTCGGACCCAACGGCGCCGGTAAAACCACCGCCATCAAAATGCTCTGCGGAATCCTTCAGCCGTCCGGCGGCGACGCCTACATCGCCGGTTTCCACGTCTGGCATCAACGCCGAAAACTCAAAAACCGCATCGGCTACATGTCCCAGAAATTCTCCCTCTACCGCGACCTCAAGGTCATCGAAAACCTCCGCCTCTACCGCCAGATCTACGGCCGACAGACCCACGACGTCCTCGAAGTCGATGAACTACTCGAAATCGTCGGCCTCGTCGGCTACGAACACCGCCTCACCAACGAACTGCCCGTCGGACTCAAACAGCGCCTCGGCCTCGCCTGCTCCATGGTCCACCTGCCCGACGTCCTCTTCCTCGACGAACCCACCAGCGGCGTCGATCCCCTCGCCCGCGAACGATTCTGGGAAATCGTCCGCTTCCTCTCCCGTAAATTCGGAATCACCCTCCTGCTCACCACCCACTACATGGACGAAGCCGAATACTGCGACCGACTCGCCATGATCAACTTCGGAAAAATCGTCGCCGTCGGAACCCCCGACCAGCTCAAGGAACAAACCAGACGCGAAAAAGGCGCCCTCCTCGAAATCGCCGCCAAAGACTACCAGGCCGCCAAACGACTGGTCGACGAACACATCGCCCAAACCGTCTTCTTCGGCCGACGGCTACACGTCTTCTCCCAAACCCCACAAGAACACACCACCCAAATCCTAACCCTCCTCCACAAAAACAACCTCCCCGACGCCACCGTCCGCACCGCACCCATCCGCCTCGAAGATGTCTTCATCCACTTCGCCCGCCGTACAAACGCCGCCGAAGCCACCCCCTAA